The Halobacterium litoreum genome includes a region encoding these proteins:
- a CDS encoding MBL fold metallo-hydrolase: MVHSDWGDWLPTAVADADPDGVAVWYLGCNGFVLKGSEGTTLFVDPYLGTGDPPRTVRMIPVPFDPRDVTEADAVFATHEHTDHVHGPSQAPILAETGATLYAPDDSVTVARDEEEWHDRYAVQQDQYQTVAEGDTVEVGEFTVHVEVANDPDATHPVSYVFEHDAGTVFHGGDTKPSDDFAALGERYDVDLGILAFGTVGRIPDKQTREPKRTRWYNDENQIIEAASDLQFDRLLPSHWDMWKGLTADPTALHHHARSFDYPERLDVVEIGDRVNVTGD; this comes from the coding sequence ATGGTACACTCGGACTGGGGCGACTGGCTGCCGACGGCCGTCGCGGACGCCGACCCGGACGGCGTGGCGGTCTGGTATCTCGGCTGCAACGGCTTCGTGTTGAAGGGCAGCGAGGGGACGACGCTGTTCGTCGACCCCTACCTCGGAACCGGCGACCCGCCGCGCACCGTGCGGATGATTCCGGTGCCCTTCGACCCGCGGGACGTGACTGAGGCGGACGCCGTGTTCGCGACGCACGAACACACCGACCACGTCCACGGCCCGAGCCAGGCGCCGATTCTCGCGGAGACCGGCGCGACGCTGTACGCGCCCGACGACTCCGTGACGGTGGCCCGCGACGAGGAGGAGTGGCACGACCGCTACGCCGTCCAGCAGGACCAGTACCAGACGGTCGCGGAGGGTGACACCGTCGAGGTCGGCGAGTTCACGGTACACGTCGAAGTAGCCAACGACCCGGACGCCACCCACCCCGTCTCCTACGTGTTCGAACACGACGCCGGCACCGTCTTCCACGGCGGCGACACGAAACCGAGCGACGACTTCGCGGCCCTCGGCGAGCGCTACGACGTCGACCTCGGCATCCTCGCGTTCGGGACGGTCGGCCGGATTCCCGACAAGCAGACCCGCGAACCGAAGCGCACGCGCTGGTACAACGACGAGAACCAGATAATCGAGGCGGCCAGCGACCTCCAGTTCGACCGCCTGCTCCCCTCCCACTGGGACATGTGGAAGGGACTGACCGCGGACCCGACGGCGCTCCACCACCACGCCCGGAGTTTCGACTACCCCGAGCGTCTGGACGTCGTGGAAATCGGCGACCGCGTGAACGTGACAGGCGACTGA
- a CDS encoding helix-turn-helix domain-containing protein encodes MTVIAELTLSSPKIVLHESMTAAPDVTVDIESLDGLDPEQPEFVFWAKGTGLDDFDAALREDPSVGTVSRLDVLDDRYLYRIQFSDDVGVVLYPHWLSTGAVLLNLDGQNGEWEARMRFPDRGALREFRTFCEGEDIDFGLQRIYDEPVPEAPGPLTDAQREALEIALERGYFEVPRECSLAEVADEIGVSEQSVSERLRRAARHLVRDAVD; translated from the coding sequence ATGACCGTCATCGCAGAACTGACACTTTCGTCGCCGAAGATAGTGTTACACGAGTCGATGACGGCCGCGCCCGACGTCACCGTCGACATCGAATCGCTCGACGGCCTCGACCCCGAACAGCCGGAGTTCGTGTTCTGGGCGAAAGGCACCGGGCTCGACGACTTCGACGCCGCCCTCCGCGAAGACCCGTCGGTCGGGACAGTCTCCCGACTCGACGTCCTCGACGACCGCTACCTCTACCGCATCCAGTTCAGCGACGACGTCGGCGTCGTCCTCTACCCGCACTGGCTCTCGACCGGCGCCGTCCTCCTCAACCTCGACGGCCAGAACGGCGAGTGGGAGGCGCGAATGCGGTTCCCGGACCGCGGCGCGCTCCGCGAATTCCGGACGTTCTGCGAGGGCGAGGACATCGACTTCGGCCTCCAGCGCATCTACGACGAACCGGTTCCCGAAGCGCCCGGTCCGCTCACCGACGCCCAGCGCGAAGCCCTCGAAATCGCGCTCGAACGCGGCTACTTCGAGGTCCCGAGGGAGTGCTCGCTCGCCGAAGTCGCCGACGAAATCGGCGTCTCCGAGCAGTCCGTCTCGGAGCGACTGCGGCGCGCCGCCCGCCACCTCGTGCGGGACGCGGTCGACTGA
- a CDS encoding YlbF family regulator: protein MSVDSDADAAAATETTDADDLARQLGEAITETPEYRAYEETKEAVETNEEVQSRISDFEDLRQDFMLARQTGDATQEDVQEVQEAQAHLHDHPVMAEYLDAQDALEAKFEALNELISEPLSVDFVGESGACCQD from the coding sequence ATGAGTGTCGATTCCGACGCCGACGCGGCGGCCGCGACCGAGACCACTGACGCCGACGACCTCGCGCGCCAACTCGGCGAGGCCATCACCGAGACGCCGGAGTACCGGGCGTACGAGGAGACCAAGGAGGCCGTCGAGACCAACGAGGAGGTCCAGTCCCGCATCAGCGACTTCGAGGACCTGCGCCAGGACTTCATGCTCGCGCGCCAGACCGGCGACGCCACCCAGGAGGACGTCCAGGAGGTCCAGGAGGCCCAGGCCCACCTCCACGACCACCCCGTGATGGCGGAGTACCTCGACGCTCAGGACGCCCTCGAAGCCAAATTCGAGGCGCTGAACGAACTCATCTCCGAGCCGCTTTCGGTGGACTTCGTCGGGGAGTCCGGCGCCTGCTGTCAGGACTGA
- the dph2 gene encoding diphthamide biosynthesis enzyme Dph2 — translation MSHEETRSAGDLRNTGLSLKHDRTWDYELDRIVDEVEERDAEKVGLQFPEGLKRRAPMVADDLRKLLPDDVRVLISGQPCYGACDLDTYMMRRTDVFVHFGHSPMKESEKIIYVPLFSNVDVEPIMEQSLDELEGEEVGLVTTAQHMNLFEEMREWLEERGFDVHTRRGDDRLTHEGQVLGCNYASADIDADQVLYVGGGKFHPLGLAMEHPDKKVVIADPVNNSVSVADTEQFLKQRYASVHKAMDAEKWGVIFCTKIGQGRWDQANEIVENNDNAYLITMDEVTPDRLRNFDMDAFVNTGCPRITTDDGPQFHKPMLTPGEYEIAVGNEPLDSLSFDTFHGTW, via the coding sequence ATGAGTCACGAAGAGACGCGTTCGGCGGGAGACCTCCGGAACACCGGTCTCTCCCTGAAACACGACCGGACGTGGGACTACGAACTCGACCGCATCGTCGACGAGGTCGAGGAGCGGGACGCCGAGAAGGTCGGCCTGCAGTTCCCCGAGGGACTGAAGCGCCGCGCGCCGATGGTCGCGGACGACCTGCGGAAACTGCTCCCCGACGACGTGCGCGTCCTCATCTCCGGCCAGCCGTGTTACGGCGCCTGCGACCTCGACACGTACATGATGCGGCGGACGGACGTCTTCGTCCACTTCGGGCACTCCCCGATGAAGGAGTCCGAGAAGATCATCTACGTGCCGCTGTTCTCGAACGTCGACGTCGAACCCATCATGGAGCAGTCCCTCGACGAACTGGAGGGAGAGGAGGTCGGCCTCGTCACGACCGCCCAGCACATGAACCTCTTCGAGGAGATGCGGGAGTGGCTGGAGGAGCGCGGCTTCGACGTCCACACGCGACGAGGCGACGACCGCCTCACCCACGAGGGACAGGTACTCGGCTGCAACTACGCGAGCGCGGACATCGACGCCGACCAGGTGTTGTACGTCGGCGGCGGGAAGTTCCACCCGCTCGGCCTCGCGATGGAACACCCCGACAAGAAGGTCGTCATCGCAGACCCGGTCAACAACTCCGTCTCCGTCGCGGACACGGAGCAGTTCCTGAAGCAGCGCTACGCCTCCGTCCACAAGGCGATGGACGCCGAGAAGTGGGGCGTCATCTTCTGTACGAAGATCGGGCAGGGGCGCTGGGACCAGGCGAACGAAATCGTGGAGAACAACGACAACGCCTACCTCATCACGATGGACGAGGTGACGCCAGATAGGCTGCGGAACTTCGACATGGACGCGTTCGTGAACACCGGCTGTCCGCGCATCACGACCGACGACGGCCCGCAGTTCCACAAGCCGATGCTGACGCCCGGCGAGTACGAGATTGCGGTGGGGAACGAACCCCTCGACTCGCTTTCCTTCGACACGTTCCACGGCACGTGGTAG
- a CDS encoding PAS domain-containing response regulator produces the protein MNFRGRGGSDDGRIRVLHVDDEPGFADLAATFLEREDDAFEVETATSVSDGLDALDDRDVDCVVSDYDMPGRNGIEFLEAVREDHPDLPFVLFTGKGSEEIASDAISAGVTDYLQKGPATEQYAILANRIRNVVDRVRSRRALDERNRRLETLIQNLPGMVYRCRNEPEWPMEFVGGECEALTGYAASALETGDVAWGSDVLHPDDDERVWDAVQSALDAGDPFEVTYRIRTRSGDERVVWERGRGIYADDDLEALEGFITDVTEREHRKRQLERKNARLEALFENSPDMINVHDEEGVIVDANRRFCEELGYDEETVVGMAVWDVDVNATPEDVRAMDAETTTGDLRRIVSEFQRSDGSEFPVEAHLTQLDIDGDDRYLAISRDISERNDE, from the coding sequence ATGAACTTTCGGGGGCGGGGCGGCAGCGACGACGGGCGGATTCGCGTGCTCCACGTCGACGACGAGCCCGGCTTCGCAGACCTCGCCGCCACGTTCCTCGAACGCGAAGACGACGCCTTCGAGGTCGAGACGGCGACGAGCGTGAGCGACGGCCTCGACGCGCTCGACGACCGGGACGTCGACTGCGTCGTCTCCGACTACGACATGCCCGGACGGAACGGCATCGAGTTCCTCGAAGCCGTCCGCGAGGACCACCCCGACCTCCCGTTCGTGCTGTTCACCGGGAAGGGAAGCGAGGAAATCGCCAGCGACGCCATCTCCGCCGGCGTCACCGACTACCTCCAGAAGGGACCGGCCACCGAACAGTACGCCATCCTCGCCAACCGCATCCGGAACGTCGTCGACCGCGTGCGCTCCCGGCGCGCGCTCGACGAACGCAACCGCCGACTGGAGACGCTCATCCAAAATCTCCCCGGCATGGTGTACCGGTGCCGGAACGAACCCGAGTGGCCGATGGAGTTCGTCGGCGGCGAGTGCGAGGCCCTCACCGGCTACGCCGCCTCGGCGCTCGAAACCGGCGACGTGGCGTGGGGCTCCGACGTCCTCCACCCGGACGACGACGAGCGCGTGTGGGACGCCGTTCAATCGGCCCTCGACGCCGGCGACCCCTTCGAGGTCACGTACCGCATCCGCACCCGGAGCGGCGACGAACGCGTCGTCTGGGAGCGCGGCCGCGGCATCTACGCGGACGACGACCTCGAAGCCCTCGAAGGCTTCATCACCGACGTCACCGAGCGCGAACACCGCAAACGCCAACTCGAACGGAAGAACGCGCGCCTCGAAGCGCTCTTCGAGAACTCCCCGGACATGATAAACGTCCACGACGAGGAGGGCGTCATCGTCGACGCGAACCGCCGCTTCTGCGAGGAACTCGGCTACGACGAAGAGACGGTCGTCGGCATGGCCGTCTGGGACGTGGACGTGAACGCGACGCCCGAGGACGTCCGGGCGATGGACGCCGAAACCACGACGGGCGACCTCCGCCGCATCGTCTCGGAGTTCCAGCGCAGTGACGGCTCCGAGTTCCCGGTCGAAGCGCACCTCACGCAACTCGACATCGACGGCGACGACCGCTATCTCGCCATCAGCCGCGACATCTCCGAGCGGAACGACGAGTAG
- a CDS encoding METTL5 family protein yields the protein MKRALEQRLAEAEGFRDPDPALEQYPTPAGLAAHLIHVADLQGDLAGRTVADLGSGTGMLALAAATRDPTRVLAVEYDPSALAVARENERRVDPGAGIDWLRGDATRPPLANVDTVVMNPPFGAQTGNEHADRRFLAAASEIAGVSYSVHNAGSKSFVESFAADEGGEVTHAFAAEFDVSRQFDFHTSDRETLDVELFRVDWR from the coding sequence GTGAAGCGCGCGCTCGAACAGCGACTCGCCGAGGCGGAGGGGTTTCGCGACCCGGACCCGGCGCTCGAACAGTACCCGACGCCCGCCGGCCTCGCCGCCCACCTGATTCACGTCGCCGACCTGCAGGGCGACCTCGCCGGTCGGACGGTCGCAGACCTCGGGAGCGGGACGGGAATGCTCGCGCTCGCTGCCGCCACCCGCGACCCCACGCGCGTCCTCGCCGTCGAGTACGACCCGAGCGCGCTCGCCGTCGCCCGCGAGAACGAACGGCGCGTCGACCCCGGCGCGGGAATCGACTGGCTGCGCGGCGACGCGACCCGCCCGCCGCTCGCGAACGTCGACACGGTCGTGATGAATCCTCCCTTCGGCGCGCAGACGGGCAACGAACACGCCGACCGGCGCTTCCTCGCGGCGGCGAGCGAGATTGCCGGCGTCTCTTACTCCGTTCACAACGCCGGCAGTAAGTCGTTCGTGGAGTCGTTCGCAGCAGACGAGGGCGGCGAAGTCACGCACGCGTTCGCCGCCGAGTTCGACGTGAGCCGGCAGTTCGACTTCCACACGAGCGACCGCGAGACCCTCGACGTGGAACTGTTCCGCGTCGACTGGCGGTAG
- a CDS encoding rhomboid family intramembrane serine protease, with the protein MDFPPLVVVAAAAAVVFAVFAAVPRFRGRSLFVYGAPGAALAGVAAAVALGAVGRWHAVAYAAVVVIAGTGLGVTSTAEGRRAVRAVRARLLFGVPWGTLVVTAAVAAFYLFVQGGADAGLLVVPFVSWSYFYPLGVVTAPFAHASLGHVTGNLLATLAFAPLVEYAVSHYPTGRGESSFSSWRTNPYVRALVGFPLAVLAVGLLTGVFSWGATIGFSGVVYAFAGFALVRFPLATVVAATGREVLSVLWTVVQDPITFASASPSFGPPWWAGIAVQGHLFGFLVGAVLAAVLVARRGDRPSALRIWVGSVVLATSLSFWAVWWYGQSAQYVLFRALGVLLVAALALVLTAVVQADERTLFRDVTGRRAAFFALALPVATMAVVAVPVNLTTVEDAQLGGDPVEIRGYDVTYAEDVQNERVAAVDVPFFAQATNVSASGVIVASESRNIWTEEVGAGELAFYGDTAVTVGGLDWQETVWVHRRGWVAEGGSPVYNVYLNPPDEYAETDNWLHAYASESSTASPVVAGRQVRVDAENGAFGVQVVKNGSVVDAVGIPGDNETARAGGLTFVRNESRLLAEYGNTSVTVATQEEYE; encoded by the coding sequence ATGGACTTCCCGCCGCTGGTCGTCGTCGCCGCCGCGGCCGCCGTCGTATTCGCGGTGTTCGCCGCAGTGCCGCGGTTCCGCGGGCGCTCGCTGTTCGTCTACGGCGCGCCCGGCGCGGCACTCGCTGGCGTCGCCGCCGCCGTCGCGCTCGGCGCCGTCGGCCGCTGGCACGCCGTCGCGTACGCCGCCGTGGTCGTCATCGCCGGCACCGGACTCGGCGTCACCTCGACTGCCGAAGGTCGACGCGCCGTCCGCGCGGTGCGTGCCCGACTCCTGTTCGGCGTGCCGTGGGGGACGCTCGTGGTCACCGCGGCCGTCGCCGCGTTCTACCTGTTCGTGCAGGGCGGCGCCGACGCCGGCCTGCTCGTCGTACCGTTCGTCTCGTGGTCGTACTTCTACCCCCTCGGCGTCGTCACCGCGCCGTTCGCACACGCCAGCCTCGGGCACGTCACGGGGAACCTGCTCGCGACGCTCGCGTTCGCGCCGCTCGTCGAGTACGCCGTCTCGCACTACCCGACCGGGCGCGGCGAGTCGTCGTTCTCGTCGTGGCGCACCAACCCCTACGTGCGGGCGCTCGTCGGCTTCCCGCTCGCCGTCCTCGCGGTGGGTCTGCTGACGGGCGTGTTCTCGTGGGGCGCGACCATCGGCTTCTCGGGCGTCGTCTACGCGTTCGCCGGGTTCGCGCTCGTGCGCTTCCCGCTCGCGACCGTCGTCGCGGCCACGGGACGCGAGGTGCTGTCCGTGCTCTGGACGGTCGTTCAGGACCCCATCACGTTCGCGTCCGCGTCGCCCTCCTTCGGCCCGCCGTGGTGGGCGGGCATCGCCGTGCAGGGCCACCTGTTCGGGTTCCTCGTCGGCGCCGTGCTCGCCGCCGTGCTGGTCGCGCGACGCGGCGACCGGCCGTCCGCGCTCCGCATCTGGGTCGGGTCGGTCGTGCTCGCCACGTCGCTGTCGTTCTGGGCGGTGTGGTGGTACGGGCAGTCGGCCCAGTACGTGCTCTTCCGGGCGCTCGGCGTCCTGCTCGTGGCGGCGCTCGCGCTCGTCCTCACCGCCGTCGTGCAGGCCGACGAGCGCACGCTGTTCCGCGACGTGACCGGCAGGCGGGCCGCGTTCTTCGCGCTCGCGTTGCCCGTCGCGACGATGGCAGTCGTCGCCGTGCCCGTGAACCTCACCACCGTCGAGGACGCCCAACTCGGCGGCGACCCGGTGGAGATTCGCGGCTACGACGTGACCTACGCCGAGGACGTGCAGAACGAGCGCGTCGCCGCCGTCGACGTGCCGTTCTTCGCGCAGGCGACGAACGTCTCGGCGAGCGGCGTCATCGTCGCCAGCGAGTCCCGGAACATCTGGACCGAGGAGGTGGGCGCGGGCGAACTCGCGTTCTACGGCGACACCGCCGTGACGGTCGGGGGACTCGACTGGCAGGAGACGGTCTGGGTCCACCGCCGGGGCTGGGTCGCCGAGGGCGGCAGTCCGGTGTACAACGTCTACCTGAACCCGCCCGACGAGTACGCCGAGACGGACAACTGGCTGCACGCGTACGCCTCCGAGAGTTCGACCGCGTCGCCCGTCGTCGCGGGGCGACAGGTGCGCGTGGACGCCGAGAACGGCGCGTTCGGCGTGCAGGTCGTGAAAAACGGGAGCGTCGTGGACGCCGTCGGGATTCCCGGCGACAACGAGACGGCGCGCGCGGGCGGACTGACGTTCGTGCGCAACGAGAGCCGGCTGCTCGCGGAGTACGGGAACACGTCGGTCACCGTCGCCACGCAAGAAGAGTACGAGTAG
- a CDS encoding DNA-directed RNA polymerase subunit L, with protein MDLRVIEKGDAELTIEVAGENHTFMNVLKGSLLETDGVTAASYDVNPEQSGGQTEPLLTIKTEEGTDPLDALETAASNTGDELRDFADTFEAAV; from the coding sequence ATGGACTTGCGGGTCATCGAGAAGGGCGACGCGGAGCTCACCATCGAGGTGGCGGGCGAGAATCACACGTTCATGAACGTCCTGAAGGGGTCGCTGTTGGAGACGGATGGCGTCACGGCGGCGTCCTACGACGTGAACCCGGAGCAGTCCGGGGGGCAGACGGAGCCGCTGCTCACCATCAAGACCGAGGAGGGAACCGACCCGCTCGACGCACTGGAGACGGCGGCGAGCAACACCGGTGACGAACTGCGGGACTTCGCGGACACGTTCGAGGCCGCGGTCTAA